A single region of the Gemella sp. zg-570 genome encodes:
- the ptsP gene encoding phosphoenolpyruvate--protein phosphotransferase yields MLQLKGIAASQGISFAKAYIFVEPNLTVIERKIQDTEEEISRFDAAVELSKKELEIIRDKALVNLGEDKAAIFEAHLLILDDPEFMGTVRTDIVSKEINAEYALKETSDMFIHMFESMDNDYMRERAADIRDVSKRLLAYLLGVNLPNPSLIEEEVIVIAEDLTPSDTAQLNRNFVKGFATNIGGRTSHSAIMARSLEIPAVVGTGNITEQVKNGDFLIIDGLNGIVEINPSEELISNYKVKETDFESKKAEWAKLLNEKTVSKDDHEVILAANIGTPADLDGVKNNGGEAVGLYRTEFLYMGRDSLPTEEEQFEAYKAVLEGMGDKPVVVRTLDIGGDKELPYLDLPKEMNPFLGYRAIRLCLDNTDLFRTQLRALLRASVFGKLCLMFPMIATVQEFRNAKALFLEEKEKLISEGVGVSDEIELGIMVEIPSTAVIADLFAKEVDFFSIGTNDLVQYTMAADRMSEKVSYLYQPYNPAILRLVKSVIEASHKEGKWTGMCGEMGGDPLAIPLLLGMGLDEFSMSATSILQARSQIKNLEVTKMKELAEKAIQCSTTEEVLDLVEEYTK; encoded by the coding sequence ATGTTACAATTAAAAGGTATTGCCGCATCACAAGGTATATCTTTTGCTAAAGCATACATCTTTGTTGAACCAAATTTAACAGTAATCGAAAGAAAAATTCAAGATACTGAAGAAGAAATTTCTCGTTTCGATGCAGCGGTAGAATTATCAAAAAAAGAATTAGAAATAATTAGAGATAAAGCCTTGGTTAATCTTGGAGAAGATAAGGCGGCTATCTTTGAAGCCCATTTACTGATTTTAGATGACCCAGAATTTATGGGAACAGTTAGAACGGATATTGTTTCTAAAGAGATAAATGCAGAATATGCTTTAAAAGAAACTTCCGATATGTTTATTCATATGTTTGAATCGATGGATAATGATTATATGAGAGAACGTGCAGCCGATATAAGAGATGTTTCTAAGAGATTACTTGCTTATTTGTTGGGTGTTAATTTACCAAACCCAAGTTTAATTGAAGAAGAAGTTATTGTTATAGCCGAAGACTTAACTCCGTCTGATACTGCTCAATTAAATAGAAATTTTGTAAAAGGTTTTGCAACTAATATTGGAGGGCGCACATCTCATTCAGCTATAATGGCTCGTTCTTTAGAAATACCTGCAGTAGTAGGTACGGGAAATATAACGGAGCAAGTAAAGAATGGAGATTTTCTAATAATAGATGGTCTTAACGGAATAGTAGAAATTAATCCTTCAGAAGAATTAATTTCTAATTATAAAGTAAAAGAAACTGATTTTGAATCTAAAAAGGCAGAATGGGCTAAATTATTAAATGAAAAAACTGTTAGTAAAGATGATCATGAAGTAATTTTAGCTGCAAATATAGGAACTCCTGCTGACCTAGATGGTGTTAAAAATAACGGTGGCGAAGCTGTTGGTTTATACCGTACAGAATTTTTATACATGGGACGTGATTCACTGCCAACAGAAGAAGAACAATTTGAAGCCTATAAAGCAGTTTTAGAAGGAATGGGAGATAAACCTGTTGTTGTTCGTACTTTAGATATTGGCGGAGATAAGGAGTTACCTTATTTAGATTTACCTAAAGAGATGAATCCATTTTTAGGATATAGAGCCATAAGACTTTGTTTAGATAATACTGATTTATTTAGAACACAATTAAGAGCATTATTAAGAGCTTCGGTTTTTGGTAAACTGTGTTTAATGTTTCCTATGATTGCAACTGTTCAAGAATTCCGTAATGCAAAAGCACTATTCTTAGAAGAAAAAGAAAAATTGATTTCAGAAGGTGTAGGAGTAAGTGATGAAATTGAATTAGGAATAATGGTAGAGATACCATCAACAGCGGTTATTGCAGATTTATTTGCAAAAGAAGTTGATTTCTTCTCAATAGGAACTAATGACCTTGTTCAATATACTATGGCAGCTGATCGTATGAGTGAAAAAGTATCATACCTATACCAACCATACAATCCTGCAATTTTAAGATTAGTTAAAAGTGTGATAGAAGCCTCTCATAAAGAAGGTAAATGGACTGGAATGTGTGGAGAAATGGGAGGAGATCCTCTTGCAATTCCTTTACTTTTGGGAATGGGATTAGATGAATTTTCTATGTCAGCAACTTCAATCTTACAAGCAAGAAGTCAAATTAAAAATCTTGAAGTAACGAAAATGAAAGAACTAGCAGAAAAAGCAATTCAATGTTCTACTACCGAAGAAGTTTTAGATTTAGTAGAAGAATATACAAAATAA